The Naumovozyma dairenensis CBS 421 chromosome 8, complete genome genomic sequence tttcaagaaattttgGTGGGGAAATTCTATGCAGGATAAAATGAGACAAATGTCGTGAAGAtagaaattatttttatgaatATGAGAtcgaaaaaaatgaaaacttgtatatatctatatagAAATCTTATAGtaagaaaaatcaaatatcaaaaacaaatttgaataatcaTAGTCAATTAAGACGTGCACTTATCAAGAAATGCATTTGGTAGAGCACCCATCAAATGATCGTGCCCCTAAATATTAGGTAGTTACTAAATTTGAAGGTACCATCGAAGAATTTTGGCTATACCCTTCGTAACCATTCCTTTATTGCATTAACTGTGTCATGAATCCCTTTCAAAATGTGCATTCATGGTATCTACCTCATGTTGAACTTTAGCCAGCCATCGTTGAACTAACTTATTATGTTCTTTATTCAAGGAAGATAACTTTTCCTGCAGTAtgttattttcaatattgaCAGTtatcaattcatcattcaatttttcgttatttttatcttgGACATTAATAACTTCTTGCAATCGTTTCAATTCTACTTCCTTTTCCATTAATTCATCACGTAGTTTGGAAATTATCAAACGATTGTTTTCAGTAACATCTTTCCCTGCAGTTTGtacattattttgttgttgtttccAAAGAGCATCACCGTCAACCTCTTGAAACAATTCACTAAATCGGGACTCAATAACATCcctttctttcaatttttccatAAAGAATTCATCCATGGTTAGCGACGAATTTATACTTATTCGACATGATATTATCTAACATTTTTTCCTGTCTCGAAAGTCTTTTTAAGTTGTTGTATTTTATTCTGACCGAAGAACTTCCTTAGGCACTACTCTTTTTTTGtccattatatatatatttatacaACAACGCCTATTtagaatataataacaacgCCACCAAATAGACACACTTAAAGAGCAGCATTGCTCCAACACTAAACATGAGAGAAATGGAGGCAAACCATAAAGAGTGAATACATAGCTGGATTGAATCATTATAAGCATTCATCAATATACATCTAtccttttgttttttgcCTTGCcaaattaaattttgttaCTGCTTTTTCCAGAAAGATAATTTAAGGGAGgttaatataataacagCTAGCAGACTAGAATATGGCAGTGGATAATGCCAACCCTGCTACTGAAGGCGTAGAAACTACTTCTATTTCATGCAGCGTTGTTACTAATAAACGAACGTGGACTGACTTGTTTCTACGACGTCCTATTGTTCCTATAAACGAGAATACTACTGCagataacaataataataacgagACTACTACTACAAGAGATAATACTttagaaaatcaaaatgaTAGTGAACAGACAAATCGAATTAACAATGAACAGGCAGGTCCTGTCCAATCCGATGTCCCTGTAAGCTCAACTACCACACCTCCTAGTGGAGATGAAAACAATCATGATGGTAACAATgccaataataatgataattctAAAGGTATATGGGCTAATATTTCTacatattatcaatatttgaGGAATATAGAAAGAGATAACAATAGGAATAATCTTACTTTGATAGGTGACAATGCTCGGTATTCTCAACTAAATATCCAACAAATCAAATACcttgaagaagaatctcTAGTAGCCATTAAACAACATGTCAAGACATGGTGCTGGTTTGAGAATTTAACGAACCTGGATTTAGAAGATCTAACGTCATGGAAGGAAACACCAGGTATTTTAAGTGTATTTGATACTCCATCAGTTAAATGCCCCGTTCCATTATCGAAATATCCAATGGATACACATTGTGGATATCATGTCTTTATCAAGAATTCGTTAATATTACCTTCCGAATCTCCTATGGAGATATTTCATACTTTACCTCTACGATCAAAAATCGCAACTGCAGttaaaaattattataaatttcCCAATGAGGAACATTTGTACTTAAAACGACAACCTCTTATAGAAAAAGGTAGTGTGGATTCTGATAAACAGGACATCATTCAGAGGAAGAAACACATTATAATTTCAATGGTTGGTTGGTTACCCGagaaatatgaaaaattaacCATCGGTGAACAAAGTACCGCACAATACTTATCTAAGAAATTAGCAcaatcattaaaatataagGACTCTGATTGTCAagtatcttcattatccTTTGAATGTCCTCTAGATAATAAACCAGTAACAGAAGTCTTAATTGAATGTATAGAAATTTTAACAAATTGGTCTCATTTATTTACAGATGACGTTGATTCAATATTCTTTGTTGGTGTTTATCATAGTGTCCCATTAACAATCTTACTAGCCAAGTATCTCTTGGAAAATAAAcccaataataataaattcccaaccaaaaaaatttccaaatcaaCTAAGATAGGGATCCTTGCCATTGAGTCATGTTTACAAGGTTATCGGTTCTGGGATCATAGTACcgatttcattaataataatactgaagaagataacaataagattcaacaaaataaagaaaaacaattgtttcaaaatttgaacaAACATGAACGAGATATCTTATCAAAgatcaaaaattataaaaacATGGACTCGGATGAATCTAAGTTGATTCAAACAAATTTACAATGGTTAGTTTATAATTGTGATACATTTAGATTAAATCTTTTTGgtaaattatatgataattTTATGACACTTTCACAAAAATTGGCTGTAGATTATAAACAttctaaaatattaagaaatgtTTGGTGTGAGGGTAAATATTTCGAATTAGACACCAAGAAACCAGATCTTCTGAAATTGTCGaatattcatttgaaaactccaaaatttgaatcaGATTTGGAAATCCCATCGAAAAGGGTTTTTGAGATAACCTtgattaataatttattattgactTTAAATTTAGGAAAGTCtgaatttgtttctttaattaaattaattagtccattttttatttcaagATCCTTCAACGAAAACACAATTTCTCCTAACATGAAAAaacatttccaaaatgaGTTAAAAATTTGGTTACAAGAAATGGACGAGAAATggaacaacaataacaataatgcAAATGAAATCACCCATCAACTTCTAAAGGATAGAAAACAAGATATCGATCCATTGCCAGAGGAAATTTCCACTGTGCATAATTTCTTAGAATATTCACATTATCAACATATCAAGAACCCCGATATCTTACAAATATATGACGATATTtgtgatgatgattctgTCTATAGaatattcattgaaaatacTACATTAACGAAAAATCCATTAATAAGGAAACcattaattttattacaTGATACTTTTTCACCTAGTAGTATATTAAGTACAGTAAATCAATACGATTTAGTTTGGAAATTTCATGAATTTTTATCAAGATTTATTCACTTAAGAAATTTACCTGAACAAGATACGAGATTGTTAATGTCGAATTTTGCCATATCGTTGAATTATTCATGttcaaaaaattttcatatagataattt encodes the following:
- the ATG16 gene encoding Atg16p (similar to Saccharomyces cerevisiae ATG16 (YMR159C); ancestral locus Anc_2.354), which codes for MDEFFMEKLKERDVIESRFSELFQEVDGDALWKQQQNNVQTAGKDVTENNRLIISKLRDELMEKEVELKRLQEVINVQDKNNEKLNDELITVNIENNILQEKLSSLNKEHNKLVQRWLAKVQHEVDTMNAHFERDS
- the CVM1 gene encoding Cvm1p (similar to Saccharomyces cerevisiae YMR160W; ancestral locus Anc_2.353) gives rise to the protein MAVDNANPATEGVETTSISCSVVTNKRTWTDLFLRRPIVPINENTTADNNNNNETTTTRDNTLENQNDSEQTNRINNEQAGPVQSDVPVSSTTTPPSGDENNHDGNNANNNDNSKGIWANISTYYQYLRNIERDNNRNNLTLIGDNARYSQLNIQQIKYLEEESLVAIKQHVKTWCWFENLTNLDLEDLTSWKETPGILSVFDTPSVKCPVPLSKYPMDTHCGYHVFIKNSLILPSESPMEIFHTLPLRSKIATAVKNYYKFPNEEHLYLKRQPLIEKGSVDSDKQDIIQRKKHIIISMVGWLPEKYEKLTIGEQSTAQYLSKKLAQSLKYKDSDCQVSSLSFECPLDNKPVTEVLIECIEILTNWSHLFTDDVDSIFFVGVYHSVPLTILLAKYLLENKPNNNKFPTKKISKSTKIGILAIESCLQGYRFWDHSTDFINNNTEEDNNKIQQNKEKQLFQNLNKHERDILSKIKNYKNMDSDESKLIQTNLQWLVYNCDTFRLNLFGKLYDNFMTLSQKLAVDYKHSKILRNVWCEGKYFELDTKKPDLLKLSNIHLKTPKFESDLEIPSKRVFEITLINNLLLTLNLGKSEFVSLIKLISPFFISRSFNENTISPNMKKHFQNELKIWLQEMDEKWNNNNNNANEITHQLLKDRKQDIDPLPEEISTVHNFLEYSHYQHIKNPDILQIYDDICDDDSVYRIFIENTTLTKNPLIRKPLILLHDTFSPSSILSTVNQYDLVWKFHEFLSRFIHLRNLPEQDTRLLMSNFAISLNYSCSKNFHIDNFNFKKNNSEAIKRVKDIWETYQLWNPSTKGLKQLKNVLSVLSLYTDSDHLIKDMKRTS